One Lytechinus variegatus isolate NC3 chromosome 11, Lvar_3.0, whole genome shotgun sequence DNA segment encodes these proteins:
- the LOC121424164 gene encoding uncharacterized protein LOC121424164, whose translation MVHHVTNSKHFIDVVSKTKIRPSDTLVSFDVVSLFTSVPVDQACDIIKQRLITDSDLASRTNLTPDQIHDLLLTCLNSNSFKWRNNYYKQLQGAAMGSPLSPIIANIFMEHFEHQALKTADKPPSLWLRYVDDTFVIWPHSTPDLHQFLNHLNNQHPSIKFTMETQRDNSIPFLDVLITKTPSGFPSHQVYRKPTHTDRYLNFRSHHHPSIHQSVANTLIRRAHQLSDKAHLHQELKHVTNALTTINHYPRRRIKTQPPNHQPSTDSTENPSETKPVATIVLPYIGKTSHRLQRILHSANILVRHQSSRKLHSILHSHKDKHPSNKQPGVYKIPCDCGKVYIGETGRDFDTRLKEHKTHHRRSDWDRSAIVKHAQQENHRIEWERSHLITNIRHWNTRRVREAIEIHQHNTVPQDPGLHINSIWHPILRHHQTSNQSTNNQPSTVTPPSPPTQHSSLIASPTQPGTPPTHTPPPPTPRYNLRRRPNTSSVHQATHSLPPKLTRRVRRPTRTERHH comes from the coding sequence ATGGTGCACCATGTCACCAACTCCAAGCACTTCATAGACGTCGTCTCCAAAACCAAGATCCGGCCCTCCGACACACTCGTCAGCTTTGATGTCGTCTCCCTCTTCACCAGCGTACCTGTGGACCAagcatgtgacatcatcaagcaACGCCTGATCACCGACTCAGACCTAGCATCCAGAACCAATCTCACACCAGACCAGATCCACGACCTCCTCCTCACCTGTCTCAACTCCAACTCCTTCAAATGGCGCAACAACTACTACAAACAACTACAAGGAGCAGCCATGGGGTCACCTCTCTCACCAATCATCGCTAACATCTTCATGGAACACTTTGAGCACCAAGCACTCAAGACTGCGGACAAACCTCCTTCACTCTGGCTCCGCTACGTCGACGACACCTTTGTCATCTGGCCGCACAGCACACCCGACCTTCACCAGTTTCTCAACCACCTCAACAACCAGCACCCCAGCATCAAGTTCACCATGGAGACCCAACGCGACAACTCAATTCCATTTCTAGACGTTCTCATCACTAAGACACCGTCTGGATTCCCATCTCACCAGGTGTACCGGAAACCTACCCACACAGACCGCTACCTCAACTTCCGCTCACACCACCACCCGTCCATCCACCAATCAGTCGCCAACACTCTCATCAGACGAGCCCACCAACTCAGCGACAAGGCACACTTACATCAAGAACTCAAGCACGTGACCAATGCACTCACCACCATCAACCACTACCCCAGAAGAAGGATCAAGACTCAACCACCCAACCATCAACCCAGCACCGACAGCACCGAAAACCCATCCGAAACCAAGCCCGTCGCCACCATAGTACTACCCTACATCGGCAAGACTTCACACCGACTACAACGCATCCTTCACTCTGCCAACATCCTCGTCAGACACCAATCCTCTCGAAAACTACACTCCATCCTTCACTCTCATAAGGACAAGCACCCATCCAACAAACAACCAGGCGTCTACAAGATCCCCTGCGACTGCGGTAAAGTCTACATTGGGGAAACCGGCCGAGACTTCGACACCAGACTCAAGGAACACAAGACCCACCACCGACGCAGCGACTGGGACCGATCCGCCATCGTCAAGCACGCACAACAAGAGAATCACCGCATAGAATGGGAAAGGAGCCACCTAATCACCAACATCCGGCACTGGAATACCAGAAGGGTCAGGGAAGCCATTGAGATACATCAACACAACACTGTGCCTCAAGACCCTGGCCTCCACATCAACAGCATCTGGCACCCAATCCTACGTCACCACCAAACTTCTAACCAATCCACAAACAACCAGCCGTCCACCGTCACTCCACCGAGCCCTCCTACCCAACACAGCAGTCTGATTGCATCACCTACTCAACCAGGGACTCCGCCGACACACACACCACCGCCACCGACACCTCGCTACAACCTCCGCCGACGACCCAACACCTCATCCGTACACCAGGCCACCCACTCACTCCCGCCGAAGCTCACCCGACGAGTCCGCCGACCAACACGCACAGAACGCCACCATTGA